The sequence aaatctcaagtcttccagtacttatcagctgctgtatatcctgcaggaagtggtgtattctttccagtctgacccatcTGTTTATCGAAGCTGCCAGAGGACGAGgaagatgcaattttttttactacTAGTCTGTCCAGAAGGATCGAAAACAATACAGATAGCTACTAAATGCTCCCGCTGAGTGATGAATACAGAGATAGTGATAGTGATAGGAACCGGATAAAAATCAGCTCCTTTTAGTAATGGGATAATTTATGTATTAAAAACAACCAGTCCTCTCCGCAACGCTTGCTATGAATCACAGCGATGACTGGATGGAAGCCTGAGAGGCAGAGACGGCCGGAATAGCTCTCGACAAAAAGAAATCTCCGAACACTACAATGAATCTAATTGTATTAGTAAATCATATGAGGATTAAGAGGCGTTAAGCTATTATATAGATGGGCGTCCCGCCGAGGAGACTCTCTGCTGGCAACAAGTGGCTATTAAGCTTAAGGCTCAGCGACAGAAGAGGCTGAATGCATTAACCATCTCATCTGATGGGAAAAGACTGTGATGAAGATGCGGTGTAGATGGTGCTATGATGGAGATGCAGTGGAGATGGTGCTATGATGGAGatgcagtgtagatggtgctatgaTGGAGATGCGGTGTAGATGGTGCTATGATGGAGATGCGGTGTAGATGGTGCTATGATGGAGGTGCGGTGTAGATGGTGCTATGATGGAGATGTGGTGCTATGATGGAGGTGCGGTGTAAATGGTGCTATGATGGAGATGCGGTGTAGATGGTGCTATGATGGAGatgcagtgtagatggtgctatgatggaggtgcagtgtagatggtgctatgaTGGAGatgcagtgtagatggtgctatgatggaggtgcagtgtagatggtgctatgaTGGAGATGCAGTGTAGATTGTGCTATGATGGAGGTGCGGTGTAGATGGTGCTATGATGGAGGTGTGGTGTAGATGGTGCTATGATGGAGATGCACTGTAGATGGTGCTATGATGGAGatgcagtgtagatggtgctatgaTGGAGatgcagtgtagatggtgctatgaTGGAGGTGCGGTGTAGATGGTGCTATGATGGAGGTGCGGTGTAGATGGTGCTATGATGGAGATGCGGTGTAGATGACGCTATGATGGAGATGCAGTGTAGATTGTGCTATGATGGAGGTGCGGTGTAGATGGTGCTATGATGGAGGTGTGGTGTAGATGGTGCTATGATGGAGATGCACTGTAGATGGTGCTATGATGGAGatgcagtgtagatggtgctatgaTGGAGatgcagtgtagatggtgctatgaTGGAGGTGCGGTGTAGATGGTGCTATGATGGAGGTGCGGTGTAGATGGTGCTATGATGGAGATGCGGTGTAGATGACGCTATGATGGAGATGCAGTGTAGATTGTGCTATGATGGAGGTGTGGTGTAGATGGTGCTATGATGGAGATGCAGTGTAGATGACGCTATGATGGAGGTGCTGTGTAGATGGTGCTATGATGGAGGTGCGGTGTAGATGGTGCTATGATGGAGGTGCGGTGTAGATGGTGCTATGATGGAGGTGCGGTGTAGATGGTGCTATGATGGAGATGCGGTGTAGATGACGCTATGATGGAGGTGCGGTGTAGATGACGCTATGATGGAGatgcagtgtagatggtgctatgaTGGAGGTGCGGTGTAGATGGTGCTATGATGGAGatgcagtgtagatggtgctatgaTGGAGGTGCGGTGTAGATGGTGCTATGATGGAGATGCAGTGTAGATGACGCTATGATGGAGgtgcagtgtagatggtgctatgaTGGAGATGCGGTGTAGATGGTGCTATGATGGAGgtgcagtgtagatggtgctatgaCGGAGATGCGGTGTAGATGGTGCTATGATGGAGGTGCAGTGTAGATGGTACAGTAGTGTAGGTAAAGTTGTGATATTGTTAAGGGAGAAGACTGATGAAgactttattaaagtaatgtattgtcccccaaaagttatacaaatcaccaatatacacttattacgggaaatacttaagtgctttttccctgcacttactactgcatcaagacttcacttcctggataacatggtgatgtcacttcctggataacatggtgatgtcacttcctggataacatggtgatgtcacttcctggataacatggtgatgtcccttcctggattacatggtgatagACACTATGAACATATTTATaccctgttctttgtatgggttGCATTTGTAAGCATGCCGTGTGGCCTTTGTGACCTATGCAAAGGTCATTCTACACGAAGACAAAGCTGTGATCTCCACtttttgtctcctctatctactgatgtcacCTCTCATTgtagtgctgtacagatcactttacagcagctgcctctttatcatcacagacagaacagacaGAAGTTGTAGCCTagatttaaggggtactccagcaaaaaaacaacaacaaataaaatcttttaaatcaactggtgccagaaagtgccagagatttgtaatttacttctattaaaaagtatccaatcttcccgtacttatcagctactgtatgtcctgcaggaagtggtgtactctttccagtctggagagcaggagagtctTTTCCAAGTTCCTGGCGTTCCTGATTGCTAGAAGGAGTTGGGAGAAGTGTGTGCTTACCATATTCGCTTCCCACTCGGTGCCATGTGACCAAGACAGACTCTTAGTCTAAGTCTATGGGACCAAAGCATGCATAGAGACCAGGGAGAGAAGAGCTCAGCTGCACGCTTCTCTCTTTGCTTGTTGTGTGACTTTTactgtgacaggtactctttgaaCATGAGCAGCTATTTGTCTACAGCTCGGCATCTCAAgtagattttactctgatggttAGTAGTAAGGTTTTAGGGGATGGACACTGACTTACAGGGCAGcttcctccagtaggtggcagtagagagatgCTTCTTTCCCTCTAGAGTTTTCCATGcgtattaaagggtttatccagtgctacaaaaacatggccactttccccctctcttgtctccaggtcaggtgtggtttacaattaagctccatttacttcaatggaactgagtttgaaaccccacccaatctggagacaagagagggggaaaagtttttgtagcgctggataacccctttaacaggttaGGAGGAGTCCAGCCAGTTCTGCTTTTCTATTGTACAGTGAGTTTTCTAGGTTTTCATAGAGTTATGGTAGACAGTATAGTATCATAGCCAGGACTCTGCATGGGGTCTGGTCAGGGTCAGGTCCCCAGAAGACTTTACGCTCAGTTCCCTGTCCAAAGTATACGGGAAGCAGGGAGTCCACATCCTCCACCCCGCCAGGACATCAGCTGTATCTATAGTCTATTGTTTATTTAGATTATATCCTAGATTATATCCTATCCTAGAGTAGTTTATATCCTTGGATGGATgagccccccctccttcctggacCCCTGTATGAGGACTCAGCAGGGGATAAGCATACAGACATGTATATGAAGATTTTCATAGAGAGGGTGCAGGCAGGATTGTGTCAGGTGATGGCTTTTGGAGAATACCACCACAGTCAGggcccccataacattaccaccacagtcaggacccccataacattaccaccacagtcactactccataacattaccaccacagtcagggcccccataacattaccaccacagtcagggcccccataacattaccaccacagtcactaccccataacattaccaccacagtcaggacccccataacattaccaccacagtcaggacccccataacattaccaccacagtcaggacccccataacattaccaccACAGTCAGGGCCCCCGTAACATTACCAccatagtcacagccccataACATTACCACCACAGTCAGGGCCCCTGTAACATTACCAccatagtcacagccccataacattaccaccacagtcagggcccccataacattaccaccacagtcaggacccccataacattaccaccacagtcaggacccccataacattaccaccacagtcaggacccccataacattaccaccACAGTCAGGGCCCCCGTAACATTACCAccatagtcacagccccataACATTACCACTGCAGTCAGgacccccataacattaccaccacagtcactaccccataacattaccaccacagtcagagcccccataacattaccaccACAGTCAGGGCCCCCGTAACATTACCAccatagtcacagccccataACATTACCACTACAGTCAGgacccccataacattaccaccacagtcactaccccataacattaccaccacagtcagagcccccataacattaccaccacagtcagagcccccataacattaccactacagtcagagcccccataacattaccaccatagtcagagcccccataacattaccaccacagtcagagcccccataacattaccactacagtcagagcccccataacattaccactacagtcagagcccccataacattaccactacagtcagagcccccataacattaccacTACAGTCAGgacccccataacattaccaccATAGTCACTACCCCATAACATTACCACCATAGTTACTACCCCATAACATTACCACCACAGTCAGAGCCCCATAACATTACCACCACAGTCAGAGCCCCATAACATTACCACCATagtcagagcccccataacattaccaccatagtcaggacccccataacattaccaccATAGTGAATACTCCCTCCCCATGCAGTCTGCACCTGGATGTGGCTATCACTGGCAACCACCCCTAAACTAACAGAAGATGGGGGTGAAGTTACTGGGGGTCCTGGAGATGAATTCCCTCCTATAAGACACCTAAAACCGTAACTTATCACAGCTCATAAAGCCCAGGAGCAAATATAGAAAATTAGAATTCCTTTGAGGCTTTGCTCACAcgtttttgaggcaaaaataaggctgtattttgataattacagctgTAAATAAGGAGCATGATTATCATTATCTATCAGTTTTTTACAAATCATTTTGTACAACTTctgaacattattttattttagaggAATTCAATGGAGTATACTGCCACCCAGTGTTCATATGGGGAATTGCATCTTTGAATAGGTGACATAACAAAACTGAAATCTCTGGAAGCCTTATTATAAagataaatttataaaaaaaaaaaaaaaaaaaaaaagctggcttTATCATCACAtagtttaccttttttttttgcgatttTATATTCACTTGCAGACTTACAAAATAATTAAATTAATTTAATAACAAATTCTACTTAACTTCACTGTAATATCACCACCTAGTGGTATGTAACATTATTGCACAACGTAATCTTAAAGTCAGAAAGTAGCACATAACTAACCACAAAATCCTGATTACGGAACAGTAACGTCCTCTCAATATAGTGCTATGACAACATGAACATGCAATATACACTTTTATATGGTAAAAGTAACGTGGACCTTGAATGCATTTATAATTAGGGTCAGGAAGGTGCTGAAATAATTGTTGAGGGGCACATGATGTAAAGCACATAGAAACTTTACTGTTTCACCGAAAATAATATACAGGGTCTCTCTACAAAATGACGCCTTTGCTTTGAATGTTACAAAGAAAACTATCTGAAATGATGACCATTTTTACATTTGTTACAGTCCTCTCTTCTGGTATGGCCTGTTAGCCCTTTCTGATGTCATTCTTACCCATGGCCATTATCTACAATTCCTATGCTGACCCTCGGGTGCAGGTTGCCTGTTCTTCTACCCTCAGTCACTCACATGGCTCCAGGACACTGCTGACCACTGCTTCCACCCATGCGACCTGCAATCTTCTACAGCAGTCCCTTTGGACCCTGCCCACCAACCCGACATAGTCTCCCATCTTCCTAAAAACCTAGCAAACCTAGCACATTGAAAGGTTCTTCCATGTGTTCAGCCTCactagcagccccccccctctgtactcctgcaGAAAGGAGACTCCCTCTCTTCCCCTCTGTACTCCTGCAGAAGGGAGACTCCCTCTTCTACACCCAGTACTCCTGCAGAAGGGAGACTCCCTCTCTTCCCCTCTGTACTCCTGCAGAAGGGAGACTCCCTCTTCTACACCCAGTACTCCTGCAGAAGGGAGACTCCCTCTCTTCCCCTCTGTACTCCTGCAGAAGGGAGACTCCCTCTCTTCCCCTCTGTACTCCTGCAGAAGGGAGACTCCCCCTTCTACACCTGGTACTCCTGCAGAAGTGGGACTCCCTTTCTCCCCTCCGGTACTCCTACAGAAGGGAGACTCCCTCTTCTCCACCCCAGCACTCCTGCAAAAGGGAGactccttcttttccccctctgtactcctgcaGAAGGGAGACTCCCTCTTCTACACCCAGTACTCCTGCAGAAGGGAGACTCCCTCTCTTCCCCTCTGTACTCCTGCAGAAGGGAGACTCCCTCTCTTCCCCTCTGTACTCCTGCAGAAGGGAGACTCCCCCTTCTACACCTGGTACTCCTGCAGAAGTGGGACTCCCTTTCTCCCCTCCGGTACTCCTACAGAAGGGAGACTCCCTCTTCTCCACCCCAGCACTCCTGCAAAAGGGAGactccttcttttccccctctgtactcctgcaGAAGGGAGACTCCCTCTTCTACACCCAGTACTCCTGCAGAAGGGAgactccctcttctccccctctgtactcctgcaGAAGTGAgactccctcttctccccctctgtactcctgcaGAAGTGAgactccctcttctccccctctgtactcctgcaGAAGGGAGACTCCCTCTTCTCCACCCCAGCACTCCTGCAAAAGGTAGACTCCTTCTtctccccctctgtactcctgcaGAAGGGAGACTCCCTCTCTTCCCCTCTGTACTCCTGCAGAAGTGAGACTCCCTCTTCTACACCCAGTACTCCTGCAGAAGGGAGActccctctcttctcccctgtgctcctgCAGAAGGGAGACTCCTTCTTATCCACCTCTGTACTCCTGCAGAAGGGAGACTCCTTCTtctccccctctgtactcctgcaGAAGTGGGACTCCCTTTCTCCCCTCCGGTACTCCTACAGAAGGGAGAATCCCTCTCTTCCACCCAGTACTCTGGCAGAAGGGAAACTCCCTCTTCTCCACCCCGGCACTCCTGCAAAAGGGAGACTCCTTTTTCTCTCCCTCTGTACTTCTCTGAAAGGGAGACTCCTTCACCTCCACCAAGTCATCCTACAGAAGGGAGACTCCCTCTTCTTCACCTGGTATTCctacagaagagaggatcctcctccccccagtactCCGGCAGAAGGGAGACTCCCTTTTCTCCGACTGGCACTCATTAATTTGAGAAGTTGCCACAGTTTTCCTCTAGTTACAGTAGCCTCTGTAGTAGGCTCGGTGTTCAATATCCCAAGCAAGGGGATTCCTGATAGACACGGGGCTCATGCCACACTTATTATATTGTCACTCAACAGACATTATTATGTAGGTTATATACTCACCAAATCAATCTTATCATCACCCCCACTCCTACACGAGCCTCGGCAGACCTTGGGGTCTGAATGGGTTACAGCAAGGTTGGGAGTTGTGCTTTGTCTGAGTGTTTTGGCCATAAATTTTAAATCTCATTAAATGTTTCCATTTAATTCTCGGGATATTCTGTACTTCAGTCCTTCATTTCCTGCAATATCTTCTCAGGGTGACATACAATGGCCTCAAATAAACTCTTTAGAATTGAATCTAACAAAAACATTGACCGTGAGAGTAAAGATGACTGCCAAAGAAATAGATGCGATAAGCAATGCCAAATCTCCTTCTCTATAGTATTTATGTCACCAGAATTCTTTTCATCTTTCGGCAGATAATAGTTTGAAAACCATTTTACGACCAAGAGGactttttaaaaacatttccacCAAGAATAAAATAGATTCTCAATCAGAGTTGTTGCTCGGTTTGGTTAGTAGATGGGTTATACAAGTAAACCCTTTGATGGCCTATCACCAAGATGGCTCACTATAGGGAGGGTGCTCACACGTGGCTCCCTGACAATTAACTAAGTAAACATAAGGTAAGAGCTGTAAgccttgttttttgtattttggaGTGGTGGTGCTAAGTTACTGCAGTGtaactcctattgacttcaatgggagctgCACTTCAGGAACCCAGCATCAGCACTACACAATGTAAGCAGCCGAGTCTTCCAGATTCATTCATGTCTACTTCTGAAGACCCGCTGATCCATGGGGTGCTGGGTGTTGGCATACCACCAATCAACTTTTCATGGTCTATCCTGGGGATGAGTCACCAATAGATTTTCCTCAGAAATCCTCTTTTACAGTGCACTTAGGCTCCCTCAGCCATGATCCTTACGCCTAAGAATTTAGGCTGAAGATATTTTCACTTATTCTTATTTCACATCCAACATGTAACAAATCTTTATGGCTGGGTCaccaaaatgtttatttttttactcatTTTGAGATGTAAAATATGCTAAAACCAGACAATTTTTTCCCCGTTTGAATTGCACTGAACTCTTGGGAACACAAATCTGtgtgatataataatataaaaaaaaaaaaacaacatactcaCTTATCCTGATCCCACGCAACTGCCACTCTGCCATACTCCAGACTATGCCACACACAGCTCCCACAGAGGCGGGTCTCTActgtgatcagtgattggctgagcaggcaggttctGTGGGGCAGGAATCAGGAGGAAGAATAAGTAGTTGAGTGGAGAAGCAGAATGACAACTGTGGGGAATTGAGGCCGGTGTGACTCgtattttcttttactttttttttaaaaaatttaaatataccACCTCAATCAATTTGCATATTTTTGCAAGTTTTTTCTCTTTACAAATTTAAGCTCTCCATTTCAGTTTCCATCATAGCCCAATTAGTCTGATTGATTCGAGGATCTGAATTGGAGCCGTCCTTCTTCTTGAACGTGTTCTCCAGGAAAAATAGATGTTTCTTGCAGTGTCTTCCAACAGAGACACAGAGGCTGGGATTAATGCAACTTTTTAAGAGGGCGATGCAGTATACAAGGTGGGTGATGACCATGTCAGCGGTGGGATTTATTTCAATGTTCAGGACTTGCAGTAAAGGCCAACTATGGATCGGGAAATTTAGACAGAAGAAGTTAAGTACCATGGTGATAATGACTTTCAAAGGACAGATTGATAGACTTCTGCTTACAGTAAGACCACAGCGAATCAATATGATCAAAAATGggatgaggaagaagaagaaacatctGATGATTATCAGAGTCTGGGGTCTCGTTGTGTCTGTATCATCCTCCTCGTCATATAGGGGGGTACAATATGAGGTGCTGTTTTCAGAGTCGGGAACAATGTCGAAGGAACCAAAATCTGGGGAAGTAAGGATGAAGCAGATCAACCATATTATAGCTGAGATGGTTAAGGCCAACCTGGGAGACCTATGGTTTTTTGACCACATCGGACACATGACTGACATACACCAGTCAACATCGGTAATCATTAGGAAGGAAGTGCTGACGGACGTGTTAAGGAAGAGAATGGTGAACACCACCTTGCACATGACTCGACCAAAGAGCCAATGTCCATCCATAATCCACTCAGTTATCTGGAGAGGGAAGGTCATATCAAATATAAAGTCAGCTATGGCCATATTGAGAAACCATAAAACTGTGACGGTCTTCTGCGTCTTGAATCCTGCAATCCAGATGATTTGGGCATTTTGAGTAATCCCCAGGATAGAGAATATACTATAGAAAATGATGCTTATGATTTGGATGATGTGAAATGATTTGGGGTTTATGACTTCTGTATCTTCTGCGTAGTTGTACGTTGCGTCATTATAATCTGGCAAAGTAACGTTCTCCATATTTTAGTGTCCTGGAGTCAATGACAATTTTAAGGAAATAGTTAAGGCTTTCCATTATTTTCTAAATTTATGTTACACTTAAAATATGTTTGAGATTAAAAAAACTAAGATATTCTTATCTCCACCAAATCCCGCAAAATCAAAATCATATAAAGGTATAAAGTCAATCTCAAAAACATCAAATTACACTTTAGATATTATCACATTTTCAATACTTTATAAGTCTTTGCCCCCTTCCTAATTTCTtcagttttacatttttatcatATTTGAATGTTTCAGTTataggggttacccagcgctacaaaaacgttgtcccggaggagcaatccacacatcttaccccttccggggtcagcgccgtagtggcgctgatcccggctcagaactcgattgcttccggctgcagcagccggaagcaatcgatgtgcctatctcatggatctgtgctgcatatctatgcagcatagatctcaatgagagatcagtgcacttatattagaagtcccccagggggaataaccccagagggaataaccctaacccaaggggggaataaccctaaccccaggggggaataaccctaaccccaggggggcttctagtataagtgtaaaagtattcTTATCTCCACCAAATCCCGCAAAATCAAAATCATATAAAGGTATAAAGTCAATCTCAAAAACATCAAATTACACTTTAGATATTATCACATTTTCAATACTTTATAAGTCTTTGCCCCCTTCCTAATTTCTtcagttttacatttttatcatATTTGAAtgtttcagttaaaggggttacccagcgctacaaaaacgttaccactttcttccagagacagcaccactcttgtcttcagtttgggtgttggttttgtaacccagttccattgaagtgaatggagcttaattgcaaaccgcacctgaactggagacaagagaggtgctgtctctggaagtagtGGAAATGTCTGTAACAAAATCTTCACGTGAATGATAATTTTTTGGCAAAGTGATCTGCTCCTTACCTCTCTCGGATAGTCTTCTACTttgtctctcttctctcttctgtgaTGAGAAATGTAGTGATGTAAGCTTTTGTTTCTAGAACAATCTGTCCTCGGTACAACGGTACACTGGTTGTCCCCAAGATGCGGAAATGATAAAGAATCATCCTATGATCTCTGAAGATATTTTCTCATAGTAAGTGTTATGTTTGACAATGAGATAAATGTTACTGGCTTATCTCGGCTTTCTAGAGGAGATTTTATGGCAATAGCAAAATAACAACGAAGCCACTAAAACAAAATCAGACCGAAAGCGCTAAACAGTATTTTACTGAAATTAAATTAtctgctatattatatatatatatacacacacacagtacagaccaaaagtttggacacaccttctcattcaaagagttttctgtattttcatgactatgaaaattgtagattcacactgaaggcatcaaaactatgaattaacacatgtggaattatacagtatacttaacaaaaaagtgtgaaacaatattctaggttcttcaaagttgCCACTTTTTGCtgtgattcctgctttgcacactcttggcattctcttgatgagcttcgtaaggtagtcacctgaaatggtcttcaAAGAGTCTTCCCAGAGATGCTTAACACTTGTTGgcccttaacccttaggcgaccctggacgtacctgtacgtccagggccgcctccctgcgttcagagcgaggccgcgctctgaaccactgcggttcctaggtgccgctcgtagcctgggaccatgggtattagcgggcacggtctgatggCCGTGTCCACTAATACagcaatcggatgcagctgtcaaagttgacagctgcatccgattaccgaatgcagcctttccctggtgtctagtggggaggatcgctcctccgggacgttgtcccggaggagcgatccacacatcttaccccttccggggtcagcgccgtagtggcgctgatcctggctcagaactcgattgcttccggctgcagcagccggaagcaatcgatgtgcctatctcatggatctgtgctgcatatctatgcagcatagatctcaatgagagatcagtgcacttatactagaagtcccccagggggaataaccctaacctagggctgggcgatattggcctaaatcaatatcgcggtttatcgcatatgtagctgcggtaacgataattcaacgataattatgacacgccccttttgtaagccacaaccctttttacaagccacacccacttggccgtgccaaactggggatattttgtttcaataaagttaaaaaaaaaaaaaaaagtacagtaacttaatgagcagcaacccaagctatgtacacactataggacttgtatacacaggtatacagctacgtAAACCCTACAGGACACAGAGTATAACtgatgggtatacagtatatacagatgacagtgcaggaatatacagtataaatgatGGGTaaagattatattatatataggtgacagtacaaaggcactgttatggggacactattAGTAACACATTATAGGGGGGCTGTAAATGGCACTGCGCTCAGACACGCCAtggagatatctatctatctatctatctatctatcta is a genomic window of Dendropsophus ebraccatus isolate aDenEbr1 chromosome 12, aDenEbr1.pat, whole genome shotgun sequence containing:
- the LOC138768770 gene encoding chemerin-like receptor 1 — protein: MENVTLPDYNDATYNYAEDTEVINPKSFHIIQIISIIFYSIFSILGITQNAQIIWIAGFKTQKTVTVLWFLNMAIADFIFDMTFPLQITEWIMDGHWLFGRVMCKVVFTILFLNTSVSTSFLMITDVDWCMSVMCPMWSKNHRSPRLALTISAIIWLICFILTSPDFGSFDIVPDSENSTSYCTPLYDEEDDTDTTRPQTLIIIRCFFFFLIPFLIILIRCGLTVSRSLSICPLKVIITMVLNFFCLNFPIHSWPLLQVLNIEINPTADMVITHLVYCIALLKSCINPSLCVSVGRHCKKHLFFLENTFKKKDGSNSDPRINQTNWAMMETEMESLNL